The genomic window AATATCATAATCTTTCAAAGGAGAACTATAGATTGTATTGAGAATCTCCTCAAAATTATCTTTTAATAACTCACTTCTCTTTGAATCCAATTCAATGTTCGCTTTGTTATTGAGACTTTTAATGATTGGCAAGTTTTTTATGAGGTCTTTTTTGTCCCCTAAAAGACTTGCCAAGCTTCTTTTTAACCATTGTAACACGTCTTACACCTCTTTTATATAAGCGACAAAATCATCATGTTTCACTCGTTTTTCAACTGGAGGAATTTCCATGAAATCATCACCATAGATAGCTGATAAGATTTGATGAGAAGCCTCAGGGATTTTGTAGGTTCTATCTTCAAATTGACTATCAATTACCTTATCAAGTAGAGTCTTCCCAAATTTTGTAGAAGTTCTCTTATTTTCCATCAAATAATCGATAGAATCACTATCTTTAGCCTGCATAGATAGTAGATTCATTTTTTTATTCCAAGTTTTTACTCTTGTTAAACGAAAAACAAGAATCAAGAGATATCTGACAATATTCTTTAATCCAGCACTCTTGCTATGAATACCATAGAGGGTATAAACAGATAGTCTACGATAGGTATCTAGTTTAACCATCTCTTTGTTGACATCAGCGTAATAATCAAATGGAAATACATCAACGCAAATTCCTAGTTCAATATCATTTTCAATGTAGTTGTTCTCATAAACTGTACGTGCATCATATACTCGATAAAATGGATACGGATAGCGTTTATCATTTTCCCATGATGCGACTTTATAAATCGGATCGTTATCATTTAAAACAGCTTGGTATAATTTATCATACTCATCACGTTTTAAAGAGATATCAACATCATCATCCCAAGGAATATAACCCTTATGTCTAACGGCTCCTAATAGAGTTCCATAAGCCAAAGAATAATTAATATTCTCTTTTTGGCAGAGATTATGAATGTAGTCCATTACTCCTAATTCTACTTCTTTAATCTCTTCTTCAGATAGCCTTCTGTATCCATCTCTCTTTTTAGAAATAACAGAGAAATAATATCCTGAAATCATAAATAGAATACAACCCAACAATGAAATACCATAGAGAGTTGAGCTCAAGAACAAATTAGAAATTAAGATAACAACCGTCATGAGTAAACCAGAAATAAGCTCATTATCTGTTATCTTGTCCTTTTTGTCTTTTAGGAATTTCTTGATGCTGGCACAGATAAATGAAATCATAAAAGCAGCAAAAGGTAGGAAACCTAGTATACCATTATAGAAAAGTAGTTCTAAATATCCATTATGAGTCAAGTAATGCTCTTTAATGATATATGCACTTGCGTCATAAGTTTTCCCTAACTCATACCAGTTACCTGCTGAGTAACCAAATAGTAGTCTCTTTGGAATAAATGAAGCTGTCGATTGCCAAATAGCAAAACGATTATTGGAGATATTTTCTTCGCTAGTATCAGTTCTCTCTAAAGTTAAATTATTGTTTTCCCCTTTTTCTTTATTGAGCTGAATTTCCGCAGAATGAGCTTTTAAATACAAATCACTGCTATACTTTACACCATTATATGATAAAAATACTAGCCCAACTGTTAATAATACAGTGACAAAAGATTTCGCCTTATTGCTATATTCAAATTTTATCAAAGAATAAAGAAGTGCTGCTACAACTAAACAAATATATGTCGTTCTTGAACCTGATAGAACTATATAGGCAAAGTTTAAAATTATGGAAGAAATGGCAAGAGTCTTAATAACTTTGTTTAAAACAGAAAGTCTCATCCATAAATAAATAATGATGATTAAGGAAATAATTGAAAGATAGTTGGGACTTGCTAAAATACCGAACAAGCGTGACTCAACAAATCCTTGACGAATCAACAAACCTTTATAGTCGAAAACTCTATATCCGATTAGCATAAAAAATTGAACAAGAGATAAGAAAACCCCAACAGTGTCTGCAACAGTAATTACTGAAAAGAATACGTTAAACAAAATTCGAGATTTTTC from Streptococcus sp. oral taxon 061 includes these protein-coding regions:
- a CDS encoding LicD family protein, coding for MISIIEKNYFKINLVFLSVISFYCMAGLIVPLQFISANKFVTLGMTLLGVLLGLYNFFVKKAYLFVRKIEYLIIFFAMNIITSLLVMKYGFSTNIKNLVVFFIYFFAIYPIFQNFSREKSRILFNVFFSVITVADTVGVFLSLVQFFMLIGYRVFDYKGLLIRQGFVESRLFGILASPNYLSIISLIIIIYLWMRLSVLNKVIKTLAISSIILNFAYIVLSGSRTTYICLVVAALLYSLIKFEYSNKAKSFVTVLLTVGLVFLSYNGVKYSSDLYLKAHSAEIQLNKEKGENNNLTLERTDTSEENISNNRFAIWQSTASFIPKRLLFGYSAGNWYELGKTYDASAYIIKEHYLTHNGYLELLFYNGILGFLPFAAFMISFICASIKKFLKDKKDKITDNELISGLLMTVVILISNLFLSSTLYGISLLGCILFMISGYYFSVISKKRDGYRRLSEEEIKEVELGVMDYIHNLCQKENINYSLAYGTLLGAVRHKGYIPWDDDVDISLKRDEYDKLYQAVLNDNDPIYKVASWENDKRYPYPFYRVYDARTVYENNYIENDIELGICVDVFPFDYYADVNKEMVKLDTYRRLSVYTLYGIHSKSAGLKNIVRYLLILVFRLTRVKTWNKKMNLLSMQAKDSDSIDYLMENKRTSTKFGKTLLDKVIDSQFEDRTYKIPEASHQILSAIYGDDFMEIPPVEKRVKHDDFVAYIKEV